The genomic region ACTCAAGTCCAGGATTTTTTGGATAAATCCaagagaacatttttttttagataaaaaaaaaagttgtacgttaaagaaagaataaaccttattattatttcaactaaaattctatttcaactaaaattatgattcctttcttttcttttctttttttccattttgttcatcatttgATTTATTGAGATTCATAAAAAAGGGTTTCATGAAGCCAAACACGTGGAGCATAAAAtgtcaagtattttttttttctcctaatttttggtgggttttactTATTTGTCAAAAACATTGTTGAGACCCAATCGGCATGACAATAAATTCTTAGAATTATaaacattgataaaattgtAGAGTGTTAAAGATAGAAAATGTTCATAATATAAGATGAGGAATTATGtagataactttttattatacaTGAAGTTTTATTAGATTAGCAAAGAGGTTGACGTAAACTAAGAAGGCATGTAAAGATCTCATATTTAATCATCTCAAGTAAGTTTACTCAATGCATTAGGTCAATACTCATTCCTTCTTTGTTTACATTATACatcaagaaagttttttttttttttttttatacaagatagaattctactctagcctaatctaagtgtatatgtgtgtgaagctccctcctagagacttgaacttcggcccttgccccccacactccacaagcacttatacttgtggagtaaccatcACATCAAAAGTGTGCGGTGGTCAAAAAAGTTGAAATAGTGCTAAAATGTTATGTTTTATCTCCTCAAAATGGCCATTTATTACAAgagtattaaaataatttcCATTTGATTTATACTAAGTGAAACTCTGTTaaactttcaactttcaagtgcTTCAGTAATCATTAAGATAATGTTGATAATGTtagtaaaattataatttatactttcatttattattaattttgttatcGAAGATTAAACTCTATTACTAATAATATACTATGAATAAAACTATATTTTCTAagttctaaaaaattttaaattatacttcacttaaaattctattaccAAATGCTTCaagtaatataaaataaatttaatattttctatgaaagtttttaatatttatttagatTATAAACCATATAactttatgttttaatatgtataatttatatacTACACACCACGTATGTACAAAGTGACTCAATACATGTATGTATTACatgtttcaaaattaattagtttttattgtaTGGCTCACAAATTATTATCGTGTAGCtcacaaattattaatatagtttcaatatatataatttttaattaagtcgTACATCGCACAAGCATAATACCagttaataataaatttggatgCGATTAACGGCCTAGTGTAGTCTACtaagattttatatataaactagtGTGTAACTCCGtgtatatgcatggatacatttaaaaacaatcacaattacatatatataatttagaatctaattagatctAGAACTCTTCTGTTTTTgcattcaataatttacttgtctcaaaaattaaaaaattagatggaatACATgcgcaaaattgaactccaattaaaattcaatttagaatctaattgaatttttaatttttaatttttgcacataataattcacttgacaaaaaaatttaaaaattagatgagacatgtggcgcaaaattaTATTCcagtttagaatttaattagattttctcttaactttaactattaatagatatatatatatatatatatatatatatatatattatgtgacttataaacttgaattgcatttagttatacaaaaaaggctcataaatataaaataattcaaaaattatattttttatggtttacttttATTGGACTCTTAgtttttttacactaaattaactcatttaacacaaaaattaaaaaaactcagATTAAATGGGAtgcatggcacaaaattaaactccaattgaaatccaatttttacattgaattaactcacttggcacaaaattttaaaaacttagattagatggaacacatgacgtaaaattagactctaatttaattccaatttgaaatttaattgaattttctctcagttttacctatcattatatatatatagaaatggGAGGAAGGGAGGCATATTGGAGAGTTGGATGCCGTAGGAGGATTTCTCAACCCAAAATTCAGTGTGAACAAGGTAAGAACGAAAATCCAAAAAAGCTAGGTAGAAAAACAGATCTTGAATTTATTTAGAAAAGCAAATCTgctatttattttgaaaaagaataaatctaagaaattagttttgattttatttataaaaaacgATAAAATAAACAGATGATCAAAATAATCATCACATGGACAAATAATAAAGTAGAATTAGAGCatgttaataacaaaataaacaaaacaagatTAGAATAATATATACCTGCATAAAAGAACGTACAACAGGGGATTTTCTTTAGAGAAACTAGAGATTTTGGGATTGCAAAATCAATAGTAGACTAAGAAAATAGTATTGATATTACTAATCTCTTGAATCTCCAAAGGAAAATCAAAAGTCTGTTggaactaaataaaaataaacacacatGATAAAGAAtaccaaaatttataaaaatcacTTTTATAAGGACTTGCTTGTTTATATCttctaatcattttttttttcaaaaataaaaatgggtcTAGTTAATGGACGCTTTTAGAGTATTTGTTAATGAATCACtttaagaaatttataaattatacatGTGGGGAAAGTGTTAAGTACCCCACAATGCCTATCCAAAAAGATAGTATCTCGTTTCgaatttaatcttaaatttcACCATTTaaacaataactaaaatatttgacatttggttttaaaaagaTATGATATTATGCACGTGCAATAAAACGAAGCAAGCCTATCCTAAGATAGCATGTGGATGTATAACATGTATGATCTACCCTAGGTTGACATGTAGATGAATGACATGTGTAATACATTCTAAGATGACATGTAAACAAATGACGTGTGTGAAAAGCGAGATCAAAATAGCATAGTTAAGTAAGTGATTGGATGACATTTATTAAAAGGTAAATTGCATTATTGAATTAAATATAACTAACATCACTCCAAAGCATAGCCTAACAAATCTAATTTTACAATTCCCTTTTACAAAGTATTTTATCTCTTGCAAAGggacacaaatatttaattccTCTGAAGTCTGATGTTAATatcattaattttattatttttaaaggaaaatattttatttgagcaCAAAACGattaaaaatgcatttttatcACCCAAGGTCTTTTGTGCAATTCTTAAAAGTTTTGGAGgtcatttttgtgattttggaaagttttggggttaaaaatataattttaaaaagcttTGGAAAGTTTTAGGGTTGAAAGTGACTTCAGGTAATTGTGGGGTCCAAGTATAATTTTGGAAATTGTTCAATGTTCGCTTGGCATGGGTTTATAAGctaaacttttagtttttatgtacaactttttaaaacttcactttttcaaaGCACACTTATATTTTAACCCactttcaacccaaaaaaaaaaaaatcaacaaaaagctAGATAAATGGTTTCCAAACAAACAAGGGAAAATTGGAGAGGTTTTGGAGTCAAGGTGTAATTTTGTGAATTTATTTGCTGATGGGTCCGCGGGGTTGGGCTTATGTGAATTTAGTTTGATTTTCAGGTTGGGCTTGGAAGAGTTGAGTTTTAAGTTGAATTGGTCTTGAATCTCTTGATCATTTTACTCTTCGAGTGGGCTGAAGTTTGTGTGCTTTGTACGAATGGGCTGGTGGAGTTATCAAATTGGGCCAAACGTTGAGAGAGAGACATGCTGGGCTTGGTGAAGGGAAAGGCCTTTAGGTGAGTATTGTGTTGGGTTTTTGGGCTTAGAAAAACTGGGCTGGATTTCTAAAAGGTTGAAGTAGCTGCTGTTTTGAAACACCCTTTCCAAATAACGTTACTATGCTAAGAATTTCGTTAGTTGCCTGGTTCTGAAAGTACGtgggaaactaacatctcaagtttctaaaactcgagatcaGACTAAAAATCGAATTTTTAATACTCGATTTTGGTGTTTTTCCATATACTGACGTGGAAAAAGTTTTCCGAGTGGATATGTtacaaactcgagtttctaaaactcgatttctaaTCAACATTTTTAAAACCAAGTTTCAAAAACACGTTTTTGACcacttaaaacctaaaatttgaCCTGACTAGAGCTCTCGTCACTCTCGTCACTCTCACTTAGTTACTCTCACTCTAACGAAGACTCTCTCTTTGATTCTCACTCTAACATTGCACTTCAACGCACTCTTTCTATTCTCACTCTAACAGAGACTCCATCCTGTTTTACGTCTCTCCCTTCAAGATTCAATCTTTCTCTTCGATTCGGTTTATTCCACAGCATTTGTCTCTTTCAGCTATTGTACCAAGGTATATCCTTTTCAAATATTCCCTCTTGAATGCTAAAAGAAAGTTTGAtccttgaaagttgaaactatgtttgtttgcatttttatttatttttaatagcattctttcatataaaagaaagaccgttttatgtgtttgtttgtgttttggttttgaatACTTTTGTTGGTGGTTGTTCTTTAACAGCttgtttatattttgtaagATTTAGTTAGTACTTGTTGTTATTTGTTAGTATCTTTGAAAGATGGGGGATTTAGTTAGTAATTTTGAATTCTTATTATTCGTTGCAAGTTTTGTAACTAGTTTGCTCAGAATTCTATTTGGGTCTACGATTTTCAAAGGTATAGCCTTTTTCTAATTAGTTCCCTCTTGAATTTATAGTTTGGTTCATATGCTTTGATGTCTGACATTGAAAATTGACAATGTTATCGATTGTTATATGCTTATTGTGTTACTGTTGAGATTTATTTAAATGGTGATACTTTTTGGCATTGTTCAAACTGCTATGGGATCAAGAgtcttttattggttttttttacaGTGAAATGCATATTGCGTTGTTAAAAATGTGTTTGTAATCACATACACTCGCATGAATTCCAATCACCataatgttttcttttaatctATGTGCTACTTGATCAAATGATGTGGCATTGAAGTGTTGCATCTATTGTgcataaaaactgaaaatttcattgattttcaCTTTTGAATGTTGTTACTCCCTTTGTCCCAACTAGTTTTTTCTGTATTCCATTTTTAGATGTTGCAATATATAGTCTTATTTTGAATGGGGATCTATCTCatgttgattttgttgtttaggCTTAAGAATCTCCCATTATATATGTGCATGCTTTTTTATCATGACTGCAAATGACTTTCTTGAGTTTCTTCCCTagtgtttatatttatttgagatGGTCAGAAGTTGGAGTTACATTTGGTTGTTTTGGTTTTCACAGTTGAAAGGCATCCTAATGCATATGCATTTTTTTCTAGGAGGTTATTTAAATACTCTGATAAGATTCTAAGTGAATGTGAACATCGTTTTATTGCTACTTTAGATGTTATGTtaactaaatacaaaaatatataccAACATGATTCTCActgaaaaaaaataaccaaCATGAATCTTTAGTGTTCAACAATGAATCTTTAGTGTACAAACTTAGTACCACTCAGCTTAACTCAAATGAATAGGTAAACATAGGAACAGAAAAGATCAAGGCTAGATTGAATCCCCAATTACAGTAGAGTACTTTATTTAATCTTGAGTTATAGATgtacttcttctttcttttcattcttttagcatccttttttaaataatgccaATAAGCTGCTCTTCAGTATAGATTTTCCTTGCATGTAGAATAGCATTAATTTGCCCCCACACTATTAATGATTTCACGGTAGCACACTTTGTAGTATGTAGCCTCGGATCGATGAAGAGCTAGAGGTCATGCGCCCTGGTCCAGAAGATCCTTCATTGTTGACACGACAACGAAATCATCGAtcagaggacatttggaatggAGAGGTGAAATATTTAGTTCTAACAACCGAtttaatttttacgttgtctttgacttttagcaagttctttcaaagttgtatatctagttctaacaaccgctataatttttattgattttgcaGGACCCGGGTCCACTTACGTGCCGTGGTCGCGCTAAGGAGATGGCAAACATAACGATGCAAGATAATCGGGTGATTGACATGATCAAGTTGGTGGGGCTagaaggattgtttagggcCCCTTCCATAAagatagatcattgcctaatatcggccttagttgagcgatggcggccggagactcatacgttccatcttccacatggtgagatgtcaatcaccctagaagatgtggaggtcattttcAGACTTCCTATAGATtgtgaggtcttggttgggccgactGCTGTGGTGGATAGGGATTGGAGGCAACTATGCgtggagttgcttggttttggAGTTCTGgcaaatgacaacaaaactttggtggggcaaagaattctcatcagCCGCCTTGCTAAGCGCATTGCAAAGCCACCACCTCATGATGCAACGGAGGAGCAAGTACATCAGTATGCccggtgctatattttagcgcTACTAGGGGATAAGattttcatggacaagtcgggagatagggtgcatTTGATGTTCTTGGAGTTCCTACGGAACCTTCATGATCCGCCacagtatagttggggtagtggttgTCTGGCATGGTTGTACAGAGAATTGTGTCGGACAAGCGATAAAGAGGCATCACAGATTGGTGGGCGTTGCAATTGATCCAATATTGGGCATGGGCGAGGTTGCCATTAATGTGCCCGAGGATAGAGCCCCCACCTGGATGTGATTATGGCCCATAGCCAAAagctccacttgcatttaagtaagtattttccTGATATTTAGTGTGTTATGCAATGTACTCTTCTTAGTAACTAAGTggtattatcttatcttatgttaCTCACTCGTAActgtaggtgggtgcgggtgccaagCCCAAAGAGTAGGCCATCCAGCACGGCATTGATCTACTATCGcgagcaattagttagaatgCAGCCGGACCAagtaataatatacaaaaattttgttcggttatgttaattttccttaagaatatgtTAAAATCATTGCTTTAAAATAtcttatgttttaatttttgtttttccctttatttatgtattctcccttgtttcacattttaagatattatgataattgttttttgtttctattataGATTATGTGGCAGCTATATGAGGCAGACTTCGGCCACCTTCCTGACTTCTGCGTTGCAGGAAGGGATACATGGACAACAAGGGTGCCACTTGTGTGTTTTTACATAGTAGAGACACACCACCCAGACCATGTCCTTCGACAGTTTGGGTTGGCGCAAGAGCAGCCCGACCATGTTGTGTACGATAATAGACTGCATAGAATAGACTTGCGTGGGAAGGTGGAAaagaattggagggaggagcatgGACCGTATATCCTTACATGGGATATGAGACAACAACGActttgccatgcacctcctcagACTAGTGAGATGCCTCGCGATCATGCCTATTACCGCTGGTACCGTCCGATCACTCGAAAGTGTGTCGACCGCAACAACACTAAATTAGATATAATGGTAATGtgttctaattagattttattgcctgctttgttttttcttcaggACATGTACGAACGTAGAatcaatttatttcttttttcagcaAATCTGGTTAGATCTGACTGACATCCAAGTAAAAAGACTTTCTGTTACATATAGTATTCTAATAAAACTTTTAGTTCGTAGTTGAGTATTTGAGTAGATTAATAAGTACTATATTATCCATTCTATAATTGATACATAAATGTCTCAAATCTGattgtactggttctttctttgtttcagATTGAAAGTTGTTTAGCACTGTTGGAGATGTTTCCTGTAGGCAGCCAAGCACACAACCATGTTCGGCGTGTCCTAAATAATGTGGCTGGGCTTGGTGGTGGTCCTGCAGCAAATGGGCAGGCAAACAATGGGCATGAGACTGAATCAACAACTACTGCAACCCCAAGCACAAGCGCAGCACCCCAAAGTACATCGACCCGTGATCAACGTGCTACTGCAAGCTCAAGCACAAgtgcagctaggggccgtggtcgaCGTGCAACAACCCTTCGGGTTGTAACTAGTCCCAAGATACTTGCACCCATTCCGAACGCATCTCCTCAACTCGAGGTCCATCCACCCATCCCAAATGCATCTCCTCAATCCGAGGTCCCTCCACCCATGGTAGATGCATCTCCTCAGCCCgaggtcccttcacccaccccacctTCGTAGCCCAGTTTTGATCTCGgtattgattttcattttaaccCTCCTATACACCCCGAGACACCCTCATACCCACCCACCAGCTCCAGTGCACCCACTATGCCCATAGACCCAcctacctcatcctcatccgaCCCTCTAGGACCTCCGGTTGGGATTGACACTCTACAGCCAGCTACTAATGTACCAAACGAGCATCCCCCTCATCAGCCCTCACCCCCACGAGGTAGACCGCAACGCGCTAGAAGAGCACCCACTTGTGGGACAGGTggacacaaaataggacacaaaggcAGCTCTATGGTATGATAACATTAATTACaatgtaataatatattttgtagttcactttattcttatcattacattgaatattgattgtatgcatctaatgtctttgcagcacgatgatgagcctaaggatgatgcccTGCAGCCTCCTCCCCCACCCAAACATTACACAAGggttaaaaaactcaaaattggtTGGTCTACcatttattatcattttatgCCAAATAGGTGATAACGATGTATGTTGTGAGCAAGGGGATTATACAcattttttagcaataagttcatGCTATTCATAGTTCATTATTGTTGAAGACCTACGTTCTGTTTGCAGGTGATTGACATGGTATCTCTAATGTGCTACTTGGTGCAAATAATAGATAAGCTTGTACATGCTATGGTAATACAACATTGTTCAAACAaggttttttatatattattctgatttactaatttttgtttaactttTTTCCCCCTGAAAGTTAACACATTTCCTATTTTCCTTTTCACATTGCAGATCAACTGTTTAGTGTGTAGCTTCTGTTTTCGTTTTATTGGCTCCATAGAACTTCAAATTGGAAGGAGACTTTATTTGCAAGATTTTGGAGTTTCTGTGAATCATGAATCTGATCTGGAGACCTTTAAACACATACCGGAAGATTGCTGCCGAACTGATTCCTCTGATGGAGAAGACAATTCCCTTATGAACAACCATGACAGATCAACAGCAATCTCAAGTTAAGAAATTTGAGTCACAGAAGTTCCAGCATAGATCAACAGCAATCTCAAGTGATGCTTTTGTAGCAGCAACAACATCCTTTCCATCAACGGTCTAGGCAGTCTTCTCAAGCTGTCAATGCACAAATGAGTTTTTTGCAGCAGCAGCGAATTATGCAGCTGCAGCAACAAGAGAACCAACAACTCTTAAAGGCTGTTCCTGAGCAACAACCCCATCTACACACAGTTTCAACAGAAGACCTTGCCCATTAGACCTGCTGTGAGACCTATATATGAACCAGGAATGTGTGCTCGGCGTTTGACACAATACATGTATTAGCAGCAGCACCGACCTGAAGTAATATTGTTTTAttcctttattatttcttttatattgcTTTTGTCAGTGTTTAGAGTTTCAGTGATCTGGTTGTGGGTTGGTTCTTAATGCAGGATAACAATATTGAATTTTGGCGGAAATTTGTGCTGAATCCAATGGCGGAAGTATGGAAAGAGGTTATCAATTAACATGTCTAAGGAGATCtgttgtgaagaagaaaaggaaaattaaaaatatttttttggttagcattttctttcaaagtttttaaatttacaactcctaatagcttaagtttttgAGACAAGTGGTAATTTAGAGTGTGTAGATTTGTATATCGGGAGGCGAAGAATGTTGTAGATTTGTATATCATACTACTTAGATATTCGAGGTAAGGAAGAAaaagggtgtgtgtgtgtgtggtgatTGTTTTGCTACTAAAATGGTGTTTGTGCATTGGATGTGTGAACTTATTTTGAGTCAATGCAGTTTGGTGTCTGAAACTATGCCGTTCCACCAAGCTTACCAAGTTCTGCTTCCAAAGGAAAGAATAAATTATAAGAAGGTGAGGTAACAATTCATtcattctaatttttcttttatttttgatatatgGTAACATATCTTCATGTGCTTTTCATGTTTGTATTCCAGAGATTGTTAGCAGTACTAGATGACCTTGAATCTTTGAAACCATAATTCCAACGTCGAGTGGATGAACTAAATGAGGGCCACTCTGGAGCTGGATTGCCTCAACTTCATCGCCTGGAATTAAATTCATTTGGTTCGGAAATATATTCCTTGGAATGGCCttctattaataaaaattcttactTGAGTGTTGATAATAGGTAGGTATGGACCCAACTAATGCACTATATTGACTCATCTTCTGGTCATTTGCTTTATCTGCCAATACAGTTCTTAGGAAGCTTTCCATCACTCCTTTCATTATTTCTTCAGTATTGTGTCTCactcaaaatgttttttttcttcataatgtTGACTGTTGACACAAATTTGATTGAGGTATTTGCAAAGGGTGTGGAGAAAGAGTTTGTTATGCTTCTCACAGCAAGGGCCTCTAGGACTGAAAATCAAGATGCCATTGATGCTTGCATTGTAGGGATGCTTGCAGATCCAAAGGAGGTACAAATTTGgagttctctttcttttatttatttatttttttcattttgtgttGATTGATGTCAGAAATTTCAAAAGATCGTGTTGTATGGTTATCTTATTGTTAATTGGGCAGGCAAGATCCTGTAGACAAAAGGACCGCTCTGACCTACATTGATGAAAAGAGAAATTGGCATCGTGCTAGTAAAGGTGCTCCTGAGCAGGTAAGCTTGTTTATGATGTTTTCATATGGAATAAGAAATTGTTCCTGAAAtaaataactcatttttttttcaaaaaaatctatttacaCAGATTATAACCCTTTGCAACTGCAAGGAGGATGTTAGGAAAAAGGTTCATGCAGTGATTGATAAGTTTGCTGAACGTGGACTTCGATCTTTAGGTGTTGCCAGGCAGGTTTGCAAATGtaccatttatatatatgtaatgctGATTTACTTCAATAATTAATACCATTGTTGCCTACAGGAAGTAcctgaaaaaacaaaagacagtCCAGGGGGACCATGGCAGTTTGCTGGTTTGTTGCCTCTGTTTGATCCTCCTAGGCATGACAGTGCAGAAACCATCAGAAGAGCACTTAACCTTGGTGTGAATGTCAAGATGTATACTGGTAGATGCCATTGAAACACCAGTCTCCTTACTCcttgtattaatttttatttttttttcatggctgATGATTTATATGCTTTTCTCTGTGTTTCCAGGGGACCAAGTTGCCATTGCCAAGGAAACAGGTCGTAGGCTTGGAATGGGAACAAACATGTACCCCTCTTCTTCATTGCTCGGCCAAGACAAGGATGTTTCCATTGCATCCCTCCCTGTAGATGAGTTGATTGAGAAGGCTGATGGATTTGCTATAGTTTTTCCAGGTctgatgtgtgtgtgcgcgcgcgcgcgcgcgtgtgtaCACATTTCTTATTTCATTCCCACCTGttgtattcttcttcttcttattgtttGAACAAGGTATAATTCTTCTTCAACTACATCAACAGGCAGCAGTTTCCGAATACTTTAATACAGATCCTCCTTCCCTTTGCAAACATGCACTTTTTTCTGTGTCAATATTTATTActaaatttctcaaatttttcttATGTTCTTGACTAAGTACTGAATTCTGTATCAATCTCAACAATGTAATCCTTTAGTTTCAAGGTTTTGACCATGCTTCTTTgtactaaaactttttttttcatcccttcCATAACAGACTACCTTTACTACAAAGAAAGACTAtggaaaagaagagagagaagcacAATGGGCAGCTGCATAGAGGACCCTGCATGGTCTTCAACCACCTGAAACCAGCAACCTTTTCACTGAGAAGAGTAGTTATAGGGAGCTTTCAGAGATAGCAGAGCAAGCTAAGCGACGTGCTGAGGTTGCAAGGTAAGCAATTTCATCATGAAAAAACAAAgtataaattaaaagaatatgTGTGAATGAATGCGCTTAAAGTGTATTAGTAAGTTTTGTTCTTTCCACTTTAATTCTAACTTGTAGCACTCTTTACTGGTTTGACTTACATTTGAGATTTAGACCCAAGGCATGGATGCTTAAGTACCAAATTACATGCCTAATGATGTAAGCGATAGCAATTAGTTGAGGCAACTAGTCTTGGATTGGCAACTAGTCTAAGTTGTAAAATGCAATATATGGTTCGGCTTTTTTGTGGTTGTCTAGTTTCTAGGATTGGCACGATGGTCAGTCAATCCAAGAGTTGTATCTCTATTTACAActtaaatgaaaagaattatATATCACAAGTGTACCAAGCCAAATTTTGATCTCTtgcttttcttatatataaaaaatcctTGTTTGCAGATAGGAACCTTGACTAAGACAGTGACTACGGCATTGGAGTCTTTGAAGGGCTGGATCCCATGAATGTCCTtgctttagcaaaaaaaaaaaacaaata from Castanea sativa cultivar Marrone di Chiusa Pesio chromosome 11, ASM4071231v1 harbors:
- the LOC142616245 gene encoding plasma membrane ATPase-like, producing MSEISKDHPVDKRTALTYIDEKRNWHRASKGAPEQIITLCNCKEDVRKKVHAVIDKFAERGLRSLGVARQEVPEKTKDSPGGPWQFAGLLPLFDPPRHDSAETIRRALNLGVNVKMYTGDQVAIAKETGRRLGMGTNMYPSSSLLGQDKDVSIASLPVDELIEKADGFAIVFPDYLYYKERLWKRRERSTMGSCIEDPAWSSTT